In a genomic window of Candidatus Atribacteria bacterium:
- a CDS encoding Fic family protein codes for MKPYIPDFLPLEKLDWMRFIHLIGPANSELARYDGIVQGIVNPHILLSPLTTKEAVLSSRIEGTQATLEEVLEFEAVARANIETEREKDIQEIINYRKSILFAMDWLTIKPITLNMIKQVHSILLDSVRGRDKGRGKFRAVQNWIGKPGMSMDQADYVPPEPMKLIECLSNFEKYIHFKEKDFLVQLAIIHAQFEIIHPFVDGNGRVGRILIPLFLFEKKLLNSPIFYISEYLESHRDEYYDRLKTITDAKKWEEWIEFFLKVISEQAKANSRKAKAILELYNQKKERIQSVTHSQYVAKILDALFTHPIFSTTDFIRESGIPKPSAIRILHLLEKEEIVSILRQGAGSKANILIFNKLIKIIE; via the coding sequence ATGAAGCCATATATACCTGATTTTTTACCATTAGAAAAATTGGATTGGATGAGATTTATTCATCTGATTGGACCGGCAAATTCCGAGCTTGCGCGCTATGATGGCATAGTGCAGGGAATTGTTAATCCGCATATTTTACTGTCTCCATTAACTACCAAGGAAGCTGTTTTATCTTCACGGATTGAGGGAACGCAGGCAACGCTTGAAGAGGTTCTGGAGTTTGAAGCCGTAGCAAGGGCAAACATTGAAACTGAGCGCGAAAAAGACATCCAGGAAATTATTAACTATCGTAAATCCATCTTGTTTGCTATGGATTGGCTTACTATAAAGCCGATTACTCTTAATATGATTAAGCAGGTTCATAGTATTTTGCTGGATAGCGTTCGGGGAAGGGATAAGGGACGTGGAAAATTTAGGGCTGTTCAGAATTGGATTGGGAAGCCGGGAATGTCTATGGACCAGGCTGATTATGTACCTCCTGAACCGATGAAGCTTATAGAATGTCTTTCTAATTTTGAAAAATACATACACTTTAAAGAAAAAGACTTTCTAGTACAGCTTGCTATCATTCACGCCCAGTTTGAGATTATTCATCCTTTTGTTGATGGAAATGGCAGGGTTGGTAGGATTTTGATACCGCTCTTTTTATTTGAAAAGAAATTACTCAATTCACCGATTTTTTATATAAGTGAATATTTAGAGTCTCATCGAGATGAATATTATGACCGGCTTAAGACAATTACTGATGCAAAGAAGTGGGAGGAGTGGATAGAATTCTTTTTAAAAGTAATTTCTGAACAGGCAAAAGCGAATTCCCGGAAGGCAAAGGCAATACTTGAGCTATATAATCAAAAAAAGGAGCGCATTCAATCCGTTACTCATTCTCAGTATGTAGCAAAAATCCTTGACGCCCTTTTTACCCATCCCATATTTAGCACAACAGATTTTATACGAGAATCGGGCATTCCAAAACCAAGTGCGATTCGTATCTTGCATTTACTAGAGAAGGAAGAAATTGTATCTATCTTACGACAGGGTGCTGGAAGTAAAGCTAACATATTGATATTTAATAAGTTAATAAAAATTATCGAATAG